GGAAGCTGAAGGCCAGGCCGATGCTGATGGCCAGGCCGAAGTTGCTCACCGCAGGCGTACTGGAAACGGCCAGCAGGCCGAACGACAACCAGGTGGTCAGTGCCGACAGCAGCGTGCCGAGCAGGCTGGTGGCGGCGCCGCCGACCCGTTCGCGAATCAGAATGGCGTAGTCCACGCCGATGGCGGTGACCAGCAACAGGCCGAACAGGCTGAACAGGGTCAGCGGCTGGCCAAGCCAGCCCAGGCTGGCCAGGCTGGCCAATGCGGCCAGCAGCGAGACCGCCAGTACACGAGCGGCACCGCGTGCGCCAAAGAAGATCCAGAGCACAGCGAAGATCAGCAGGCAGGAGGCCAGCTTGAGTTCGGCGGCGCTGACTTGCGTGGCGGCGAACAGGCGATTGAGCTCGCCGAGGCGGTCGACCAGTTTTACCCCGTCCAGTCCCTCGACCTGGGCGGCAAGCAGATCGCTGTCGGTCAAGCCTTGCAGGCTGATCAAGCCGGCGACCTGGCCGTCATCGGCGTTGCCCAGCCAGAGTGGCCGCCAGGGCTCACTGAGTGGCGCGGATAGCACCTGCTCGATGGTCAGCGTCGGCAGTGCTTGCAGCTGTTGCGCTTCCTGCTCGATGGCCTCGGCGGGGATGCCCAGTTCGTTGAGTGCAGCGCTATGGCTCGGGAGCTGTGCCACGGCTTGGCGCAGTGCCTCCTGCTGGGTGGCTGGCGCCATCAGCTGGCTCAGGGCCAGATAGCTCTTCAACTGGCCTTGTTCCACCAGCTTGTCCAGGCGTTGGCTCAACGGCTGCTGGCGTTGCAGCAATTGTTCCTCGTCGTCGCCGCGCACCAGAAAGAACTGACTGGTCGGTTGCATGCCGACGATCTGGCTGATGGCTTTCGACTGCTCAAGCAATTGCGGCGGTACGCTGGCCCACTGGCGCAGGTCGTCCTTGTGCGAGAGCTGCAACAGGCCAGCAGCGCAGAACAGGGCGAAGATCAACAGCAGCCAGGGTGTGGGCAGTTTTCGCAACAAGGCTTCGCGCCAGTCGAGCAGGCGCTGTGCTAGGGCATGCGGCGGCTGCCAGGGACGTATCTCGGCCTTGCCGAGCAGGGTTGGCAACAGGAACAGCGTGCTCAGGTAGGCGCCGAGCAGGCCGGCGGCGGAGAAGATCGCCACTTGTTTCAGTGCCGGGAACGGCGTGAAGGCCAGGGCCAGATAGCCGATGACGTTGGTCAGCAGACCGAGGCTCAGGCCAAGAAACGTGGCGCGCAGGGCACGCCAACTATCCCAGGGTTGCAGCGTCCAGCTTTTCGACAGCAGGTGCAGGGGGTAGTCGATGGCCACGCCGATCAGGCTGGCACCCAGCACCAGGGTCATCACGTGGATGTGGCCGAACACCGCGACGCAGGCCGTGAGCCCAGCGAGCACGCCAATGGCCGCGGGGATGAAGGCGAGCAGTACGCGCACCCGGCGAAACACCAGCAGCATCATCAGCAGGGCACCAGCGCTGGCGATGCTGCCCATCACGTTGATTTCGCGAGTGGCTTCGCGCTGGCCATGGGCGGAATACAGCAGCCCGCTGCTGGCGAGCAATTGGCCGCCGCGTGCCTGCACCTCATCACGGGACTGGGCGACCAGATCGTCCACGGCCAGAGCCAGGTTGCCGTCGAAGGCGTCGGCGTTGGTGCGGGCGCGTAGCAGGGCCCAGGTGATCCCTTCGCTTTCGGCGATCAGCGCGCCGCTGAGGTCGACCTGGACATTGTGGTAATGGGGAAGCCCTTTCTCCACCAGGGTGCTGAGGCCGAGCAGATCATCATTGGTGGCAACCACGCCCTGACTGCGGAAGGGGTCGAACAGATCCTGCACCCGTCGCTCGACGAAGGCGGATGGATTGTCGATCAGCAATTGACGGTCGGCAGCCGGCAACAGCGCCAGGCGTTGATCCTGCAGTTGCTGGCGTATGCCGGACAGGTCGGCTTGCGGATCCCACTGCACCTTCTCGAACAGCGCCTGTTGCTGCCAGCGTGTGCCCAGTTCGGCGGCCAGTGCCAGGGCTTGCTCGCGCTGCGGGTGGCTGATCAGCACCAGAAGCTCGCGATTGAGCGGCTCCTGCATACGTTGCACGGCCTGCTGCTCGAGCGCGTCCGGCGTGCCGTTGGGTACCAGTTCCAGCAGGTTGGCCGATACGGGCGCGCCGCCGCGCCACTGCCAGGCAGCGACGGCAACGAGCAGGAGCAGGGCGAGCGGAAAGAGCCGTGAACCCCAGTATTCAACTCTGGAAGTCATGTCGCTCCGCGTCGCTCAGGGACTGATCGGCCTGATTGTCCTCAAGGCGCAGCACGGTGCTGTCGCCCTGAGTTTCCTGCAGCTCGATACGCTGCACCAGCTCACCGCCGGTGATGACGATGGCCTTGAATACCTGCTTGAGCAGAACGCTGCGGGGCGTCAGATCGAGCTGCCAGGCCTCGGCGCTACCGCTCAGGCTTAGTTCGAAATCCTGACGCAGACCGCTGCTGTCGCCCTTGAGCACGGCAAGAAACAGGCGGTTCTGCTGAGCGGTGGCGCTTTGCTGGGCGACGAACTGCCAACCCTGTTCGCTGCGCCGGGCAATGCCTTGCGCGTCGATACGGTAGTCCTGCTGCAATGGGCGTTCGAGCAGCCAGAGCAGGCCATGATCCTTGGCCAGGACGAAGGTGCCGCGGCTGGTCAACGGTTGCGGCAGGGCGCGCAGGTGTTTTTCCTGGATGAAGCTGCCGCGCACCACCTCGGGCTCGCCGAGTTGCTCGCTGAGCTGGTCGAGGTCGAAGGCCAGCGCCAACTGGGCTGTGCCGAGCAGGATGAAGGCCAGAGCTGCACCGAGAAGGCGTTTCACGCGATGGCCCTCTGTACGGCATCGATGAACACCTGGGGTGAGGCGAACTGCATTTCTCGCGTGGCGATCTCCACGGCGACCTGCACGGTGCTGCCGCGGGTCATGCGTTCGCCGGTCTCAGCATCGCTGATCAGGTAGTTGATCTTCAGGCGGCTTTCCCATTCCACCAGGTCGGCGCGCACGATGATGCGCTGGCCGAACTGGGCGCCGCGCACATAGCGTACCTGCAGGTCGATCACCGGCCAGGCGTAGCCGGAGTCGCGCATCTGCCGGTAGTTGTGGTCGAGCTTGTCGAGCAGGGCGCAGCGCGCCTGCTCGAAGTATTTGACGTAATGGCCGTGCCAGACGATTTCCATCATGTCGACGTCATAGAACTGCACCTGCAGTTCGATTTCCGCCTGCAATACGCCCTTGCTACGCATACAGCCTCCAGTGCTGAGTGCGGATGCGCTCCAGGCACAGGCGCAGTTCGCCTTCCAGGGCGCGGTCTTCGATCACCGGCGGGAAATCGCTGGCCAGTTGCTCGCGCATGGCGGCCAGTGGCGCGGGGATGTCCTGCTTGCCTGCCTGCTCGCGCAGCCACACGCCCTGGTTGGCGGCCAGCAGCGTGGCAGCGGCGACCTGTTCGGTCAGCTCCAGGCTGCGCAGAGCATCGCGTGCGGCGATGGTGCCCATGCTCACCTTGTCCTGGTTATGGCACTCGGTGGAGCGCGAGAACACGCTGGCCGGCATCGTGTTCTTCAGCGC
The genomic region above belongs to Pseudomonas sediminis and contains:
- a CDS encoding MMPL family transporter; amino-acid sequence: MTSRVEYWGSRLFPLALLLLVAVAAWQWRGGAPVSANLLELVPNGTPDALEQQAVQRMQEPLNRELLVLISHPQREQALALAAELGTRWQQQALFEKVQWDPQADLSGIRQQLQDQRLALLPAADRQLLIDNPSAFVERRVQDLFDPFRSQGVVATNDDLLGLSTLVEKGLPHYHNVQVDLSGALIAESEGITWALLRARTNADAFDGNLALAVDDLVAQSRDEVQARGGQLLASSGLLYSAHGQREATREINVMGSIASAGALLMMLLVFRRVRVLLAFIPAAIGVLAGLTACVAVFGHIHVMTLVLGASLIGVAIDYPLHLLSKSWTLQPWDSWRALRATFLGLSLGLLTNVIGYLALAFTPFPALKQVAIFSAAGLLGAYLSTLFLLPTLLGKAEIRPWQPPHALAQRLLDWREALLRKLPTPWLLLIFALFCAAGLLQLSHKDDLRQWASVPPQLLEQSKAISQIVGMQPTSQFFLVRGDDEEQLLQRQQPLSQRLDKLVEQGQLKSYLALSQLMAPATQQEALRQAVAQLPSHSAALNELGIPAEAIEQEAQQLQALPTLTIEQVLSAPLSEPWRPLWLGNADDGQVAGLISLQGLTDSDLLAAQVEGLDGVKLVDRLGELNRLFAATQVSAAELKLASCLLIFAVLWIFFGARGAARVLAVSLLAALASLASLGWLGQPLTLFSLFGLLLVTAIGVDYAILIRERVGGAATSLLGTLLSALTTWLSFGLLAVSSTPAVSNFGLAISIGLAFSFLLAPWAGDAQAKDKQP
- a CDS encoding LolA family protein, giving the protein MKRLLGAALAFILLGTAQLALAFDLDQLSEQLGEPEVVRGSFIQEKHLRALPQPLTSRGTFVLAKDHGLLWLLERPLQQDYRIDAQGIARRSEQGWQFVAQQSATAQQNRLFLAVLKGDSSGLRQDFELSLSGSAEAWQLDLTPRSVLLKQVFKAIVITGGELVQRIELQETQGDSTVLRLEDNQADQSLSDAERHDFQS
- a CDS encoding acyl-CoA thioesterase; the encoded protein is MRSKGVLQAEIELQVQFYDVDMMEIVWHGHYVKYFEQARCALLDKLDHNYRQMRDSGYAWPVIDLQVRYVRGAQFGQRIIVRADLVEWESRLKINYLISDAETGERMTRGSTVQVAVEIATREMQFASPQVFIDAVQRAIA